The proteins below come from a single Streptomyces sp. MRC013 genomic window:
- a CDS encoding excalibur calcium-binding domain-containing protein, translating into MSNPYHQPPVPSPPPVPGTQRPLRRMKRVWGGGLLLLLIGAGCGATGDAGDAGGGAAAGASPAVTVTATATATATLTASPSAEPAPAATVTATETVTATATVTATATVAREADGGGSGDGYGGSGDGASDGDAYYGNCSAARAAGAAPVHRGDPGYGRHLDRDGDGVGCEG; encoded by the coding sequence ATGAGCAATCCGTACCACCAGCCCCCCGTCCCGTCCCCGCCCCCGGTCCCGGGGACGCAGCGGCCGCTGCGCCGCATGAAGCGCGTGTGGGGCGGCGGTCTGCTCCTGCTGCTGATCGGCGCCGGCTGCGGCGCGACCGGCGACGCGGGCGACGCGGGCGGTGGGGCGGCGGCTGGAGCGTCCCCGGCCGTCACGGTGACCGCCACGGCCACCGCCACGGCCACCCTCACCGCGTCCCCGTCCGCCGAACCGGCCCCGGCGGCCACGGTCACCGCCACCGAGACGGTGACCGCGACGGCGACCGTCACGGCGACGGCCACGGTCGCCCGCGAGGCCGACGGCGGCGGGTCGGGCGACGGGTACGGCGGGTCGGGCGACGGCGCGTCCGATGGCGACGCCTACTACGGCAACTGCTCCGCGGCCCGCGCCGCCGGCGCCGCCCCGGTCCACCGCGGCGACCCGGGCTACGGCCGCCACCTCGACCGCGACGGCGACGGCGTCGGCTGCGAGGGCTGA
- the yidC gene encoding membrane protein insertase YidC yields MSAFVDFLLWFSGFVPAPAAIVLLTVLVRAALLPLAVAAARGQRARARLAPQVAAVRKKYARDPDRLQRAVLDLYARERVSPLAGCLPGLLQVPVFFLLYHLFSRDELSGHALLGASLDGRWTDALAQGGPLGSAGLVYLALFALVAAVAAYTYRATRAQTAALGAEAAAPGMGALLRVMPLMPFATLLTVAVVPLAAALYVVTSTTWSAAERAVLHRPERPGA; encoded by the coding sequence TTGTCCGCCTTCGTGGATTTCCTGCTGTGGTTCTCCGGTTTCGTCCCGGCTCCCGCCGCGATCGTCCTGCTCACCGTTCTCGTACGCGCCGCCCTCCTCCCGCTCGCCGTCGCCGCCGCGCGCGGCCAGCGGGCCCGCGCCCGGCTCGCGCCGCAGGTCGCGGCGGTGCGGAAGAAGTACGCCCGCGATCCGGACCGCCTCCAGCGGGCCGTGCTCGACCTGTACGCGCGCGAGCGGGTGTCGCCGCTCGCCGGGTGCCTGCCGGGCCTCCTCCAGGTGCCGGTCTTCTTCCTGCTGTACCACCTGTTCTCCCGTGACGAGCTGTCCGGCCACGCGCTGCTCGGGGCGTCGCTGGACGGCCGGTGGACCGACGCCCTCGCCCAGGGCGGTCCCCTCGGGTCGGCCGGACTGGTGTACCTGGCGCTGTTCGCCCTGGTCGCCGCCGTCGCCGCGTACACCTACCGCGCCACCCGGGCGCAGACGGCCGCGCTGGGGGCGGAAGCGGCCGCGCCCGGCATGGGGGCGCTGCTCAGGGTGATGCCGCTGATGCCGTTCGCCACTCTCCTGACCGTCGCCGTCGTCCCGCTGGCGGCCGCGCTGTACGTGGTGACCAGCACGACCTGGAGCGCGGCCGAACGGGCCGTACTGCACCGGCCGGAGCGGCCCGGCGCGTGA
- a CDS encoding S8 family peptidase: MSMTLGFRWRTVVTVAAAALALTQAPAGAAPAAEPAPRTGAILGDGGPGAIDGAYIVVLRESAVTSSGVGARAMRLADAYGGTVTRTYQDALHGFGVRMSREAARRLAADPAVSYVEQDRTVRTVGTQTPTPSWGLDRVDQRALPLDDSYTYPNTAAGVRVYILDTGVRATHTDFGGRVVGGRDIVDNDDDPGDCNGHGTHVAGTAAGTSYGIAKGATVVPVRIMDCGGRGAWSDVIAGIEWVTADHDPGEPAVANMSIGGGTMQSVNDAVAAAIGDGVTFVVAAGNDNADACRTSPASTPEAITIGATDEADRRASFSNHGTCLDLFAPGVGITSAWHTGDTATTRISGTSMAAPHAAGLAAVVTAAHPSYMPRQVRDAMVADATAGVVANPGTGSPNKLLHLVRSGPVEDDFSVTVDPSNVSLEPGAKTTLTVGTSTVSGAPQQVALSVAGLPTGAKAAFDVDTVTSGESAALTVATDATVPAGVHTVTVTGTGEGVARTASFSLTVTAPAGGCDKYPYVRRGALATGGSAYQPEGGFYHSAVSARHEGCLDGPDAANYDLYLQKWGSQGWATVAQSVASGADEKLTYAGTSGYYRYRVHAVSGSGAYTFGYVRP; the protein is encoded by the coding sequence ATGAGCATGACTTTAGGATTCCGGTGGCGCACCGTCGTGACCGTGGCCGCCGCCGCACTGGCGCTGACCCAGGCGCCGGCCGGCGCGGCACCCGCCGCGGAGCCGGCGCCGCGGACCGGCGCGATACTCGGCGACGGCGGACCGGGCGCGATCGACGGGGCGTACATCGTCGTCCTGCGTGAAAGCGCCGTCACCTCGTCGGGCGTCGGCGCCCGCGCCATGAGACTGGCCGACGCCTACGGCGGGACGGTGACCCGCACCTACCAGGACGCGCTGCACGGCTTCGGCGTGCGGATGTCGCGCGAGGCGGCCCGGCGCCTGGCCGCCGATCCGGCGGTCTCGTACGTGGAGCAGGACCGCACGGTGCGCACGGTGGGCACGCAGACGCCGACGCCCTCGTGGGGACTGGACCGGGTCGACCAGCGCGCGCTGCCGCTGGACGACTCCTACACCTACCCCAACACGGCCGCCGGCGTGCGGGTGTACATCCTGGACACCGGTGTCCGGGCGACCCACACGGACTTCGGCGGCAGGGTCGTCGGCGGACGGGACATCGTCGACAACGACGACGACCCCGGCGACTGCAACGGCCACGGCACCCACGTGGCCGGGACGGCGGCCGGCACCTCCTACGGCATCGCCAAGGGCGCCACCGTCGTACCGGTACGGATCATGGACTGCGGCGGGCGGGGCGCCTGGAGCGACGTGATCGCCGGGATCGAGTGGGTGACCGCGGACCACGACCCCGGGGAGCCGGCCGTGGCCAACATGAGCATCGGCGGCGGCACGATGCAGTCGGTCAACGACGCGGTCGCCGCCGCCATCGGCGACGGCGTGACGTTCGTGGTCGCGGCGGGCAACGACAACGCGGACGCCTGCCGGACCTCTCCGGCGAGCACGCCGGAGGCCATCACGATCGGGGCCACCGACGAAGCCGACCGGCGTGCCTCCTTCTCCAACCACGGCACCTGCCTGGACCTGTTCGCGCCCGGAGTCGGCATCACCTCCGCCTGGCACACCGGTGACACCGCCACGACCAGGATCAGCGGCACCTCCATGGCCGCGCCCCACGCCGCCGGGCTCGCCGCGGTGGTGACGGCGGCCCACCCCTCGTACATGCCGCGGCAGGTGCGGGACGCCATGGTCGCCGACGCCACCGCCGGCGTGGTCGCCAACCCCGGCACCGGCTCGCCCAACAAACTGCTCCACCTGGTGAGGAGCGGCCCCGTCGAGGACGACTTCTCGGTGACCGTGGACCCGTCGAACGTCTCCCTGGAGCCGGGCGCCAAGACCACCCTCACGGTCGGGACGTCCACCGTGTCCGGTGCCCCGCAGCAGGTGGCGCTGTCCGTCGCCGGTCTGCCCACGGGTGCGAAGGCCGCCTTCGACGTGGACACGGTGACCAGCGGTGAGTCGGCCGCGCTGACCGTGGCGACCGACGCCACCGTCCCGGCCGGTGTCCACACCGTCACCGTCACCGGCACCGGCGAGGGGGTCGCCCGCACCGCGTCCTTCTCCCTCACCGTCACCGCCCCCGCCGGCGGCTGCGACAAGTACCCGTACGTGAGGAGGGGCGCCCTCGCCACGGGCGGCAGCGCCTACCAGCCCGAGGGCGGCTTCTACCACAGCGCCGTGAGCGCCCGGCACGAGGGCTGCCTCGACGGCCCGGACGCCGCCAACTACGACCTGTACCTGCAGAAGTGGGGGAGCCAGGGCTGGGCCACCGTCGCGCAGTCCGTCGCCTCCGGAGCGGACGAGAAGCTCACCTACGCCGGCACCTCCGGCTATTACCGCTACCGCGTCCACGCCGTCAGCGGCAGCGGCGCCTACACCTTCGGGTACGTCAGGCCCTGA
- a CDS encoding helix-turn-helix transcriptional regulator, with the protein MTATVTDGTDPAATPLAASLRRLRRQSGWSQARLAAELGYHHSVVSRWEAGARKPSLAVVRRIDHVLDTGGELARYWAGADGGRSRTPPREEPLPGLPGPSRGGEGPQVVPDHAPWPVRLPHHGVDCPLHPSAHCAVPPDRTGRRDPPRLRVGSGPAHRAGRRPCAGGPPGGTPAHRHGAGPPPR; encoded by the coding sequence GTGACCGCTACCGTCACGGACGGGACCGATCCGGCGGCGACCCCGCTGGCGGCCTCGCTCCGCCGTCTGCGGCGGCAGTCCGGCTGGTCCCAGGCCCGGCTCGCGGCGGAACTCGGCTACCACCACAGTGTGGTGAGCCGCTGGGAGGCCGGTGCCCGCAAGCCCTCCCTCGCCGTGGTCCGCCGCATCGACCACGTCCTGGACACCGGCGGCGAGCTGGCCCGGTACTGGGCCGGTGCCGACGGCGGACGGTCCCGCACGCCGCCGCGGGAGGAACCGCTGCCCGGCCTGCCCGGCCCCTCCCGCGGCGGTGAGGGCCCGCAGGTCGTACCGGACCACGCCCCCTGGCCCGTACGGTTGCCCCACCACGGCGTCGACTGCCCGCTGCACCCCTCCGCCCACTGCGCCGTCCCCCCCGACCGAACGGGCCGCCGAGATCCACCGCGCCTTCGTGTCGGATCCGGCCCGGCACACCGCGCCGGACGCCGTCCATGTGCTGGCGGGCCACCTGGCGGTACGCCTGCACACCGCCACGGAGCAGGGCCTCCCCCGCGGTGA
- a CDS encoding SEC-C domain-containing protein codes for MRLDTPADHTNEAERLLRAAEQYPGDREPLFLRAAAHLELAGDRARATTLYDTLLSTPPGPDDPHLVRALKAANLWEYSHEAEARAIIDGLRATTPTDAAAWEIAGEALEAHDELEASEETFTAAARALVPLPHEQEVPYAAQSLLTSRHRVRRLLGREHDDWDVLADRLHTGAVPLDELHDPKRTWALGSSDPAELRAEIIRLRSELGSYRSALSRPFPVAVLLWPREELAELLAAYPELEAEYPTHEAHLTDLEASLRELAAAGTPNLGVVRGTVPSYEAFAASEGASPSHAALLPQYATVLAARGRALPWPPPRTSPCWCGSDTPYADCHGGMRL; via the coding sequence ATGCGCCTCGACACGCCTGCTGACCACACCAACGAAGCCGAGCGCCTGCTGCGCGCCGCGGAGCAGTACCCCGGGGACCGCGAGCCGCTGTTCCTGCGGGCGGCCGCGCACCTGGAGCTGGCCGGTGACCGCGCCCGCGCGACGACGCTGTACGACACGCTGCTGTCCACGCCCCCCGGGCCGGACGACCCCCACCTGGTGCGGGCGCTGAAGGCGGCGAACCTGTGGGAGTACAGCCACGAGGCGGAGGCCCGCGCCATCATCGACGGCCTGCGGGCGACGACGCCGACGGACGCGGCGGCGTGGGAGATCGCCGGGGAGGCGCTGGAGGCCCACGACGAGCTGGAGGCGTCGGAGGAGACGTTCACGGCGGCGGCGCGGGCGCTGGTGCCGCTGCCGCACGAGCAGGAGGTGCCGTACGCGGCGCAGTCGCTGCTCACCTCCCGCCACCGGGTGCGGCGCCTGCTGGGGCGGGAGCACGACGACTGGGACGTCCTGGCGGACCGGCTGCACACGGGCGCGGTCCCGCTGGACGAGCTGCACGACCCGAAGCGGACCTGGGCGCTGGGGTCGTCGGACCCGGCGGAGCTCCGGGCGGAGATCATCCGGCTGCGCAGCGAGCTCGGCTCGTACCGCTCGGCCCTGTCCCGCCCCTTCCCGGTCGCCGTGCTGCTGTGGCCGCGCGAGGAGCTGGCCGAGCTTCTGGCGGCCTACCCGGAGCTGGAGGCCGAGTACCCGACGCACGAGGCGCACCTGACGGACCTGGAGGCGTCGCTGCGCGAACTGGCCGCGGCGGGCACCCCGAACCTGGGCGTCGTGCGGGGCACGGTCCCGTCGTACGAGGCGTTCGCCGCGTCCGAGGGCGCCTCCCCGTCCCACGCGGCGCTCCTCCCCCAGTACGCGACGGTCCTCGCCGCCCGGGGCCGTGCCCTGCCCTGGCCCCCGCCGCGCACCTCCCCCTGCTGGTGCGGCTCGGACACCCCGTACGCCGACTGCCACGGCGGGATGCGGCTGTAG
- a CDS encoding thioredoxin domain-containing protein produces the protein MQLRALFRLARTSLTGVAAAAVLLAGAGLSAAPATAAPREAGTAARVVETPVETDVTPENWEQIVRYSFEKPVVLDFGSEMCTGCEKLAEDLHNLVQRANGAWMVGSVDRAVFPELHARFDVTTLPTLVVLRNGKDQSGVVPRFVGYNDTSADWVKLWYWTQDVKNGDYPPVNPPDPDIEVTVTTENIDEVVRKSHEKPVILQFGAPWCSACKELRPHMQQFARDDDGAWLLGQVNGDAYPALNKRFLIKGYPTLIALVDGKEIARRLAYNGQPQTYRDWVDSVLAAG, from the coding sequence GGCCTGTCCGCCGCGCCCGCGACGGCGGCCCCCCGGGAAGCGGGCACGGCGGCACGCGTCGTCGAGACCCCGGTGGAGACGGACGTCACCCCGGAGAACTGGGAGCAGATCGTCCGGTACTCGTTCGAGAAGCCGGTGGTGCTCGACTTCGGCAGCGAGATGTGCACGGGCTGCGAGAAGCTCGCCGAGGACCTGCACAACCTGGTGCAGCGCGCCAACGGGGCCTGGATGGTGGGCAGCGTCGACCGGGCGGTCTTCCCGGAGCTGCACGCCAGGTTCGACGTCACGACGCTCCCCACCCTGGTGGTGCTGCGCAACGGCAAGGACCAGAGTGGCGTGGTGCCCAGGTTCGTGGGCTACAACGACACCTCCGCCGACTGGGTGAAGCTCTGGTACTGGACCCAGGACGTCAAGAACGGCGACTACCCGCCGGTCAACCCGCCCGACCCCGACATCGAGGTCACCGTCACCACGGAGAACATCGACGAGGTGGTGCGGAAGTCCCACGAGAAGCCCGTGATCCTGCAGTTCGGCGCCCCCTGGTGCAGCGCGTGCAAGGAGCTGAGGCCGCACATGCAGCAGTTCGCCCGGGACGACGACGGGGCCTGGCTGCTCGGGCAGGTCAACGGCGACGCCTATCCCGCGCTGAACAAGCGCTTCCTCATCAAGGGCTACCCGACGCTGATAGCCCTGGTGGACGGCAAGGAGATCGCCCGCCGCCTGGCCTACAACGGGCAGCCGCAGACCTACCGCGACTGGGTCGACTCCGTGCTGGCCGCCGGCTGA